From a region of the Arachis ipaensis cultivar K30076 chromosome B09, Araip1.1, whole genome shotgun sequence genome:
- the LOC110266649 gene encoding uncharacterized protein LOC110266649 → MSSLLSPSSFYVNVVARRLPLIILPLLVVVSFFSHYRSYAHSFVADHHIAVQISRCSSPCRSFLTVASSGLATSSAHHSFVTDHHINDQISRCLSLGHSFLTAASSGNFFSNNNNSPPVKLTGYGESMIQFILKINLLG, encoded by the exons ATGTCCTCGTTGTTGTCACCATCAAGCTTCTATGTCAATGTCGTTGCTCGCCGTCTTCCTCTGATCATTCTGCCGTTGCTCGTCGTCGTGTCATTCTTTTCTCACTATCGCTCCTATGCTCACTCCTTTGTCGCAGATCATCACATCGCTGTCCAGATCTCTCGTTGCTCATCACCGTGTCGTTCTTTTCTCACTGTTGCCTCCTCTGGTCTTGCCACCTCCTCTGCTCATCACTCctttgtcacagatcatcacatcaaTGACCAGATCAGTCGTTGCTTGTCATTGGGTCATTCTTTTCTCACTGCCGCCTCCTCTGGTAACTTCTTCTCCAACAACAACAATAGTCCTCCGGTGAAGCTGACag GATATGGAGAAAGTATGATCCAATTTATATTGAAGATAAACCTCTTAGGGTAA